In Phycodurus eques isolate BA_2022a chromosome 10, UOR_Pequ_1.1, whole genome shotgun sequence, a genomic segment contains:
- the LOC133409086 gene encoding mitogen-activated protein kinase kinase kinase 12-like isoform X4 gives MALIHESRAPSPSLSGFNTPLSETPSFRRLDAETPCTPEMDLTPTQCVLRNVLSIDTGGTVEPRGGGGEDGPTSGPHQTPGEEQHNHFDNSVLKLHDHDGGPTRTEGEGTEADGSAVRREAGNARLQCQSNGGGGGFLEGLFGCLRPVWTMIGKAYSTEHKHDLDEAWEVPFEEISDLQWVGSGAQGAVFLGKLHGQEVAVKKVRNIKETDIKHLRKLKHPNIITFKGICTQAPCYCILMEYCAQGQLYEVLRAGRKITPSLLMDWAMGVAGGMNYLHLHKIIHRDLKSPNILITYDDAVKISDFGTSKELSDKSTKMSFAGTVAWMAPEVIRNEPVSEKVDIWSFGVVLWEMLTGEVPYKDVDSSAIIWGVGNNSLQLPVPDSCPDSFKLLLRQSWNCKPRNRPSFRQILLHLDIASADILSTPQETYFQSQAEWRDEVRHHFEKIKSEGTCLHRLDEELIKRRREELRHALDIREHYERKLERANNLYMELNAIMLQLELKEKELLKREQSLDKKYPGCFKHHSSRQSASSNSMEKLMKKRNVPQKLPVHSKRPDLLKSEVILPKLDSSMTQVTIPTKGSTSPGRSRRGKPRYRKAGKGSSSELAQLKATLSSSLAMISATTSVPSSKQRLDASAALRGLQHDLLLKKMSSSSPDLISTTMEAEGRRKGQPGPGLDRAGSQSASAGLEEGGPDTRPDVSAGTEELAETPPRSDTPSEDAASVPFASSPDSPGGRGAAAGRPSSTGSPRVPQDGEEKEEGAVITRSPRSQRLTPSALLYRAAVTRSQRRGVSSEEEEGEVDSEVELPTRWRPASISKCQSLSTFSSENLSVSDGEEGNTTDHSHSGTPDVVSTNTDERLDDKSDDLLSQGSEIPADPCDPAHAASDGLSEKEAAVRHVRTQLAAHDHNYESGQDRRLG, from the exons ATGGCCCTCATTCACGAGTCCCGTGCCCCATCTCCATCTCTCTCCGGCTTCAACACCCCTCTCTCCGAAACCCCGTCCTTTCGCCGGCTCGATGCCGAAACTCCCTGCACCCCTGAAATGGACCTGACACCGACCCAGTGCGTCCTTCGCAACGTCCTCTCTATAGACACGGGGGGCACGGTAGAgccgagaggaggaggaggagaggatggACCGACTTCCGGGCCCCACCAGACGCCAGGCGAGGAGCAACACAATCACTTTGACAACAGCGTCCTCAAGCTGCACGATCACGACGGGGGTCCCACCAGGACGGAGGGAGAGGGGACGGAGGCGGACGGCAGCGCTGTGCGGCGCGAGGCGGGCAACGCTAGGCTGCAGTGCCAGTCCAATGGAGGAGGCGGGGGCTTTCTGGAGGGCTTGTTTGGCTGCCTGCGACCTGTCTGGACTATGATCGGGAAGGCGTATTCCACGGAACACAAACACGACCTGGACG AGGCGTGGGAAGTCCCCTTCGAGGAGATATCGGACCTGCAGTGGGTGGGCAGTGGCGCCCAGGGTGCTGTCTTCCTGGGCAAGTTGCACGGGCAGGAGGTGGCGGTGAAGAAAGTGCGGAACATCAAGGAGACGGACATCAAGCACCTCCGCAAGCTCAAACACCCCAACATCATCACTTTCAA AGGAATTTGCACCCAGGCTCCGTGCTACTGCATACTCATGGAGTACTGCGCCCAGGGCCAGCTGTATGAGGTGCTGAGAGCGGGCAGGAAGATCACGCCATCACTCCTCATGGACTGGGCCATGGGCGTCGCCGGCGGGATGAACTACCTTCACCTGCACAAGATCATCCACAGAGACCTCAAATCGCCAAA TATTCTTATCACATATGATGATGCGGTGAAGATCTCTGATTTCGGCACGTCTAAGGAGCTCAGCGACAAGAGCACCAAGATGTCCTTTGCCGgtacggtggcctggatggccccCGAGGTCATACGGAATGAGCCGGTCTCAGAGAAAGTGGATATTTG GTCTTTCGGCGTTGTGCTGTGGGAGATGCTGACAGGAGAGGTACCCTACAAGGACGTGGACTCCTCTGCTATCATCTGGGGAGTGGGCAACAACAGCCTGCAGCTGCCCGTACCCGACAGCTGTCCCGACAGCTTCAAACTGCTGTTGAGGCAAAGCTG GAATTGCAAACCAAGAAACAGACCTTCGTTCCGACAGATTCTCCTACATCTGGACATCGCTTCAGCGGACATCTTGTCCACCCCACAAGAAACCTACTTCCAGTCACAG GCCGAGTGGAGGGATGAGGTCAGGCATCACTTTGAGAAGATCAAGTCCGAGGGAACGTGTCTTCACCGATTGGATGAGGAGCTCATCAAACGGCGCAGGGAGGAGCTGAG ACATGCGCTCGACATCCGGGAGCACTACGAGAGGAAACTGGAGCGAGCCAACAATCTCTACATGGAGCTCAACGCTATCAtgctgcagctggagctcaagGAGAAGGAGCTGCTCAA GAGGGAGCAGTCACTGGACAAGAAGTACCCGGGCTGCTTCAAGCACCACAGCTCCAGACAATCGGCCTCCTCAAACTCCATGGAGAAACTCATGAAGAAACGTAACGTGCCTCAGAAGCTGCCAGTGCACAGCAAGAG GCCAGACTTGCTCAAGTCAGAAGTCATCCTTCCCAAACTGGACTCCTCCATGACCCAGGTGACTATTCCCACCAAGGGCTCCACATCGCCCGGCCGCTCCCGCCGAGGGAAGCCACGCTACAGGAAGGCGGGCAAAGGCAGCAGCAGCGAGTTGGCTCAGCTGAAGGCCACGCTGTCTTCGTCTTTGGCTATGATAAGCGCCACCACGTCGGTCCCCAGCAGCAAGCAACGTCTGGACGCCAGCGCCGCGCTCAGGGGACTGCAGCACGACTTGCTGCTCAAGAAGATGTCCTCCTCCAGCCCCGACCTCATCTCCACCACGATGGAGGCAGAGGGACGCAGGAAGGGCCAGCCCGGTCCCGGCCTGGACCGGGCGGGCAGCCAGAGCGCCTCGGCCGGGTTGGAAGAGGGCGGCCCGGACACCCGCCCCGACGTGAGCGCCGGGACGGAAGAACTAGCGGAAACGCCCCCGCGCAGCGACACGCCCAGTGAAGACGCCGCTTCCGTCCCATTTGCTAGCAGCCCCGACTCGCCAGGCGGCaggggggcggcggcggggcgACCGTCGTCCACCGGGAGCCCCCGTGTTCCTCAGGACggcgaggagaaggaggagggcgCGGTGATCACGCGCTCGCCCAGAAGTCAACGCCTCACGCCATCAGCGCTGCTCTACAGAGCGGCAGTCACACGCAGTCAG AGACGTGGCGTGTCGtccgaggaagaggagggagaggTGGACAGCGAGGTGGAGCTGCCCACAAGATG GAGGCCAGCTAGCATCAGCAAATGCCAGTCGCTGTCCACGTTCAGCTCTGAGAACCTGTCGGTGTCAGACGGCGAGGAGGGCAACACCACAGACCACTCGCACAGCGGCACGCCCGACGTGGTCAGCACCAACACGGACGAGCGCCTGGACGACAAGAGCGACGATCTCCTCTCGCAGGGCTCCGAGATCCCCGCCGACCCCTGCGACCCCGCCCACGCCGCCTCCGACGGCCTGTCCGAGAAGGAGGCTGCCGTCCGCCACGTCAGGACGCAGCTCGCTGCTCACGACCACAACTACGAG agtggtcAGGACcgcagactgggctga
- the LOC133409086 gene encoding mitogen-activated protein kinase kinase kinase 12-like isoform X3 yields MALIHESRAPSPSLSGFNTPLSETPSFRRLDAETPCTPEMDLTPTQCVLRNVLSIDTGGTVEPRGGGGEDGPTSGPHQTPGEEQHNHFDNSVLKLHDHDGGPTRTEGEGTEADGSAVRREAGNARLQCQSNGGGGGFLEGLFGCLRPVWTMIGKAYSTEHKHDLDEAWEVPFEEISDLQWVGSGAQGAVFLGKLHGQEVAVKKVRNIKETDIKHLRKLKHPNIITFKGICTQAPCYCILMEYCAQGQLYEVLRAGRKITPSLLMDWAMGVAGGMNYLHLHKIIHRDLKSPNILITYDDAVKISDFGTSKELSDKSTKMSFAGTVAWMAPEVIRNEPVSEKVDIWSFGVVLWEMLTGEVPYKDVDSSAIIWGVGNNSLQLPVPDSCPDSFKLLLRQSWNCKPRNRPSFRQILLHLDIASADILSTPQETYFQSQAEWRDEVRHHFEKIKSEGTCLHRLDEELIKRRREELRHALDIREHYERKLERANNLYMELNAIMLQLELKEKELLKREQSLDKKYPGCFKHHSSRQSASSNSMEKLMKKRNVPQKLPVHSKRPDLLKSEVILPKLDSSMTQVTIPTKGSTSPGRSRRGKPRYRKAGKGSSSELAQLKATLSSSLAMISATTSVPSSKQRLDASAALRGLQHDLLLKKMSSSSPDLISTTMEAEGRRKGQPGPGLDRAGSQSASAGLEEGGPDTRPDVSAGTEELAETPPRSDTPSEDAASVPFASSPDSPGGRGAAAGRPSSTGSPRVPQDGEEKEEGAVITRSPRSQRLTPSALLYRAAVTRSQRRGVSSEEEEGEVDSEVELPTRWRPASISKCQSLSTFSSENLSVSDGEEGNTTDHSHSGTPDVVSTNTDERLDDKSDDLLSQGSEIPADPCDPAHAASDGLSEKEAAVRHVRTQLAAHDHNYEVLYDDSDCDSAELDHPSCVDPSQNW; encoded by the exons ATGGCCCTCATTCACGAGTCCCGTGCCCCATCTCCATCTCTCTCCGGCTTCAACACCCCTCTCTCCGAAACCCCGTCCTTTCGCCGGCTCGATGCCGAAACTCCCTGCACCCCTGAAATGGACCTGACACCGACCCAGTGCGTCCTTCGCAACGTCCTCTCTATAGACACGGGGGGCACGGTAGAgccgagaggaggaggaggagaggatggACCGACTTCCGGGCCCCACCAGACGCCAGGCGAGGAGCAACACAATCACTTTGACAACAGCGTCCTCAAGCTGCACGATCACGACGGGGGTCCCACCAGGACGGAGGGAGAGGGGACGGAGGCGGACGGCAGCGCTGTGCGGCGCGAGGCGGGCAACGCTAGGCTGCAGTGCCAGTCCAATGGAGGAGGCGGGGGCTTTCTGGAGGGCTTGTTTGGCTGCCTGCGACCTGTCTGGACTATGATCGGGAAGGCGTATTCCACGGAACACAAACACGACCTGGACG AGGCGTGGGAAGTCCCCTTCGAGGAGATATCGGACCTGCAGTGGGTGGGCAGTGGCGCCCAGGGTGCTGTCTTCCTGGGCAAGTTGCACGGGCAGGAGGTGGCGGTGAAGAAAGTGCGGAACATCAAGGAGACGGACATCAAGCACCTCCGCAAGCTCAAACACCCCAACATCATCACTTTCAA AGGAATTTGCACCCAGGCTCCGTGCTACTGCATACTCATGGAGTACTGCGCCCAGGGCCAGCTGTATGAGGTGCTGAGAGCGGGCAGGAAGATCACGCCATCACTCCTCATGGACTGGGCCATGGGCGTCGCCGGCGGGATGAACTACCTTCACCTGCACAAGATCATCCACAGAGACCTCAAATCGCCAAA TATTCTTATCACATATGATGATGCGGTGAAGATCTCTGATTTCGGCACGTCTAAGGAGCTCAGCGACAAGAGCACCAAGATGTCCTTTGCCGgtacggtggcctggatggccccCGAGGTCATACGGAATGAGCCGGTCTCAGAGAAAGTGGATATTTG GTCTTTCGGCGTTGTGCTGTGGGAGATGCTGACAGGAGAGGTACCCTACAAGGACGTGGACTCCTCTGCTATCATCTGGGGAGTGGGCAACAACAGCCTGCAGCTGCCCGTACCCGACAGCTGTCCCGACAGCTTCAAACTGCTGTTGAGGCAAAGCTG GAATTGCAAACCAAGAAACAGACCTTCGTTCCGACAGATTCTCCTACATCTGGACATCGCTTCAGCGGACATCTTGTCCACCCCACAAGAAACCTACTTCCAGTCACAG GCCGAGTGGAGGGATGAGGTCAGGCATCACTTTGAGAAGATCAAGTCCGAGGGAACGTGTCTTCACCGATTGGATGAGGAGCTCATCAAACGGCGCAGGGAGGAGCTGAG ACATGCGCTCGACATCCGGGAGCACTACGAGAGGAAACTGGAGCGAGCCAACAATCTCTACATGGAGCTCAACGCTATCAtgctgcagctggagctcaagGAGAAGGAGCTGCTCAA GAGGGAGCAGTCACTGGACAAGAAGTACCCGGGCTGCTTCAAGCACCACAGCTCCAGACAATCGGCCTCCTCAAACTCCATGGAGAAACTCATGAAGAAACGTAACGTGCCTCAGAAGCTGCCAGTGCACAGCAAGAG GCCAGACTTGCTCAAGTCAGAAGTCATCCTTCCCAAACTGGACTCCTCCATGACCCAGGTGACTATTCCCACCAAGGGCTCCACATCGCCCGGCCGCTCCCGCCGAGGGAAGCCACGCTACAGGAAGGCGGGCAAAGGCAGCAGCAGCGAGTTGGCTCAGCTGAAGGCCACGCTGTCTTCGTCTTTGGCTATGATAAGCGCCACCACGTCGGTCCCCAGCAGCAAGCAACGTCTGGACGCCAGCGCCGCGCTCAGGGGACTGCAGCACGACTTGCTGCTCAAGAAGATGTCCTCCTCCAGCCCCGACCTCATCTCCACCACGATGGAGGCAGAGGGACGCAGGAAGGGCCAGCCCGGTCCCGGCCTGGACCGGGCGGGCAGCCAGAGCGCCTCGGCCGGGTTGGAAGAGGGCGGCCCGGACACCCGCCCCGACGTGAGCGCCGGGACGGAAGAACTAGCGGAAACGCCCCCGCGCAGCGACACGCCCAGTGAAGACGCCGCTTCCGTCCCATTTGCTAGCAGCCCCGACTCGCCAGGCGGCaggggggcggcggcggggcgACCGTCGTCCACCGGGAGCCCCCGTGTTCCTCAGGACggcgaggagaaggaggagggcgCGGTGATCACGCGCTCGCCCAGAAGTCAACGCCTCACGCCATCAGCGCTGCTCTACAGAGCGGCAGTCACACGCAGTCAG AGACGTGGCGTGTCGtccgaggaagaggagggagaggTGGACAGCGAGGTGGAGCTGCCCACAAGATG GAGGCCAGCTAGCATCAGCAAATGCCAGTCGCTGTCCACGTTCAGCTCTGAGAACCTGTCGGTGTCAGACGGCGAGGAGGGCAACACCACAGACCACTCGCACAGCGGCACGCCCGACGTGGTCAGCACCAACACGGACGAGCGCCTGGACGACAAGAGCGACGATCTCCTCTCGCAGGGCTCCGAGATCCCCGCCGACCCCTGCGACCCCGCCCACGCCGCCTCCGACGGCCTGTCCGAGAAGGAGGCTGCCGTCCGCCACGTCAGGACGCAGCTCGCTGCTCACGACCACAACTACGAG gtTCTCTACGACGACTCAGACTGCGATAGCGCCGAGCTGGACCACCCGAGCTGCGTGGACCCCAGCCAGAACTGGTGA
- the LOC133409086 gene encoding mitogen-activated protein kinase kinase kinase 12-like isoform X2, whose amino-acid sequence MALIHESRAPSPSLSGFNTPLSETPSFRRLDAETPCTPEMDLTPTQCVLRNVLSIDTGGTVEPRGGGGEDGPTSGPHQTPGEEQHNHFDNSVLKLHDHDGGPTRTEGEGTEADGSAVRREAGNARLQCQSNGGGGGFLEGLFGCLRPVWTMIGKAYSTEHKHDLDEAWEVPFEEISDLQWVGSGAQGAVFLGKLHGQEVAVKKVRNIKETDIKHLRKLKHPNIITFKGICTQAPCYCILMEYCAQGQLYEVLRAGRKITPSLLMDWAMGVAGGMNYLHLHKIIHRDLKSPNILITYDDAVKISDFGTSKELSDKSTKMSFAGTVAWMAPEVIRNEPVSEKVDIWSFGVVLWEMLTGEVPYKDVDSSAIIWGVGNNSLQLPVPDSCPDSFKLLLRQSWNCKPRNRPSFRQILLHLDIASADILSTPQETYFQSQAEWRDEVRHHFEKIKSEGTCLHRLDEELIKRRREELRHALDIREHYERKLERANNLYMELNAIMLQLELKEKELLKREQSLDKKYPGCFKHHSSRQSASSNSMEKLMKKRNVPQKLPVHSKRPDLLKSEVILPKLDSSMTQVTIPTKGSTSPGRSRRGKPRYRKAGKGSSSELAQLKATLSSSLAMISATTSVPSSKQRLDASAALRGLQHDLLLKKMSSSSPDLISTTMEAEGRRKGQPGPGLDRAGSQSASAGLEEGGPDTRPDVSAGTEELAETPPRSDTPSEDAASVPFASSPDSPGGRGAAAGRPSSTGSPRVPQDGEEKEEGAVITRSPRSQRLTPSALLYRAAVTRSQRRGVSSEEEEGEVDSEVELPTRWRPASISKCQSLSTFSSENLSVSDGEEGNTTDHSHSGTPDVVSTNTDERLDDKSDDLLSQGSEIPADPCDPAHAASDGLSEKEAAVRHVRTQLAAHDHNYEVGFVFKAAAHWASSHSRKRFKSGYRIQFEFMFNTNN is encoded by the exons ATGGCCCTCATTCACGAGTCCCGTGCCCCATCTCCATCTCTCTCCGGCTTCAACACCCCTCTCTCCGAAACCCCGTCCTTTCGCCGGCTCGATGCCGAAACTCCCTGCACCCCTGAAATGGACCTGACACCGACCCAGTGCGTCCTTCGCAACGTCCTCTCTATAGACACGGGGGGCACGGTAGAgccgagaggaggaggaggagaggatggACCGACTTCCGGGCCCCACCAGACGCCAGGCGAGGAGCAACACAATCACTTTGACAACAGCGTCCTCAAGCTGCACGATCACGACGGGGGTCCCACCAGGACGGAGGGAGAGGGGACGGAGGCGGACGGCAGCGCTGTGCGGCGCGAGGCGGGCAACGCTAGGCTGCAGTGCCAGTCCAATGGAGGAGGCGGGGGCTTTCTGGAGGGCTTGTTTGGCTGCCTGCGACCTGTCTGGACTATGATCGGGAAGGCGTATTCCACGGAACACAAACACGACCTGGACG AGGCGTGGGAAGTCCCCTTCGAGGAGATATCGGACCTGCAGTGGGTGGGCAGTGGCGCCCAGGGTGCTGTCTTCCTGGGCAAGTTGCACGGGCAGGAGGTGGCGGTGAAGAAAGTGCGGAACATCAAGGAGACGGACATCAAGCACCTCCGCAAGCTCAAACACCCCAACATCATCACTTTCAA AGGAATTTGCACCCAGGCTCCGTGCTACTGCATACTCATGGAGTACTGCGCCCAGGGCCAGCTGTATGAGGTGCTGAGAGCGGGCAGGAAGATCACGCCATCACTCCTCATGGACTGGGCCATGGGCGTCGCCGGCGGGATGAACTACCTTCACCTGCACAAGATCATCCACAGAGACCTCAAATCGCCAAA TATTCTTATCACATATGATGATGCGGTGAAGATCTCTGATTTCGGCACGTCTAAGGAGCTCAGCGACAAGAGCACCAAGATGTCCTTTGCCGgtacggtggcctggatggccccCGAGGTCATACGGAATGAGCCGGTCTCAGAGAAAGTGGATATTTG GTCTTTCGGCGTTGTGCTGTGGGAGATGCTGACAGGAGAGGTACCCTACAAGGACGTGGACTCCTCTGCTATCATCTGGGGAGTGGGCAACAACAGCCTGCAGCTGCCCGTACCCGACAGCTGTCCCGACAGCTTCAAACTGCTGTTGAGGCAAAGCTG GAATTGCAAACCAAGAAACAGACCTTCGTTCCGACAGATTCTCCTACATCTGGACATCGCTTCAGCGGACATCTTGTCCACCCCACAAGAAACCTACTTCCAGTCACAG GCCGAGTGGAGGGATGAGGTCAGGCATCACTTTGAGAAGATCAAGTCCGAGGGAACGTGTCTTCACCGATTGGATGAGGAGCTCATCAAACGGCGCAGGGAGGAGCTGAG ACATGCGCTCGACATCCGGGAGCACTACGAGAGGAAACTGGAGCGAGCCAACAATCTCTACATGGAGCTCAACGCTATCAtgctgcagctggagctcaagGAGAAGGAGCTGCTCAA GAGGGAGCAGTCACTGGACAAGAAGTACCCGGGCTGCTTCAAGCACCACAGCTCCAGACAATCGGCCTCCTCAAACTCCATGGAGAAACTCATGAAGAAACGTAACGTGCCTCAGAAGCTGCCAGTGCACAGCAAGAG GCCAGACTTGCTCAAGTCAGAAGTCATCCTTCCCAAACTGGACTCCTCCATGACCCAGGTGACTATTCCCACCAAGGGCTCCACATCGCCCGGCCGCTCCCGCCGAGGGAAGCCACGCTACAGGAAGGCGGGCAAAGGCAGCAGCAGCGAGTTGGCTCAGCTGAAGGCCACGCTGTCTTCGTCTTTGGCTATGATAAGCGCCACCACGTCGGTCCCCAGCAGCAAGCAACGTCTGGACGCCAGCGCCGCGCTCAGGGGACTGCAGCACGACTTGCTGCTCAAGAAGATGTCCTCCTCCAGCCCCGACCTCATCTCCACCACGATGGAGGCAGAGGGACGCAGGAAGGGCCAGCCCGGTCCCGGCCTGGACCGGGCGGGCAGCCAGAGCGCCTCGGCCGGGTTGGAAGAGGGCGGCCCGGACACCCGCCCCGACGTGAGCGCCGGGACGGAAGAACTAGCGGAAACGCCCCCGCGCAGCGACACGCCCAGTGAAGACGCCGCTTCCGTCCCATTTGCTAGCAGCCCCGACTCGCCAGGCGGCaggggggcggcggcggggcgACCGTCGTCCACCGGGAGCCCCCGTGTTCCTCAGGACggcgaggagaaggaggagggcgCGGTGATCACGCGCTCGCCCAGAAGTCAACGCCTCACGCCATCAGCGCTGCTCTACAGAGCGGCAGTCACACGCAGTCAG AGACGTGGCGTGTCGtccgaggaagaggagggagaggTGGACAGCGAGGTGGAGCTGCCCACAAGATG GAGGCCAGCTAGCATCAGCAAATGCCAGTCGCTGTCCACGTTCAGCTCTGAGAACCTGTCGGTGTCAGACGGCGAGGAGGGCAACACCACAGACCACTCGCACAGCGGCACGCCCGACGTGGTCAGCACCAACACGGACGAGCGCCTGGACGACAAGAGCGACGATCTCCTCTCGCAGGGCTCCGAGATCCCCGCCGACCCCTGCGACCCCGCCCACGCCGCCTCCGACGGCCTGTCCGAGAAGGAGGCTGCCGTCCGCCACGTCAGGACGCAGCTCGCTGCTCACGACCACAACTACGAGGTGGGTTTCGTTTTCAAGGCCGCGGCCCATTGGGCTTCCTCACATAGTCGCAAAAGGTTCAAATCGGGATATAGAATTCAATTCGAATTCATGTTCAATACCAATAATTGA